The DNA window ACGATTGTCATTCCAACTTCTAAGCCTTTAGGAGCTAGGATATAGCGTTTTTCCCCATCCACATAATTAATTAATGCGATGTTCGCAGTACGGTTTGGATCATACTCAATAGTAGCAACACGTCCTGGAATACCATCTTTGTTTCGTTTGAAATCAATGATACGGTATTGACGTTTGTGTCCACCACCATGATGACGAACAGTAATTTTACCTTGATTGTTACGGCCGCCTTTACGCTTCACAGGAGCAAGAAGTGATTTCTCAGGCTTGTCAGTTGTGATTTCAGCGTAATCTAACGATGTCATGTTACGACGTCCGTTTGTCGTTGGTTTATACTTTCTAATCGCCATTTTATTCCCTCCTTCTTGATTATTCAATCCTTGTTATAAGGATTAGATTTCGAATAACTCGATTTCTTTACTATCTAAAGTTAATGTAACAATCGCTTTACGACGTTTGTTAGTGTAACCACCAAATTTACCTACACGTTTGTATTTACCTTTGTAGTTCATGATGTTAACTTTCTCAACATCTACTCCAAAGATTTCTTCAATCGCATATTTAACTTGTGTTTTGTTAGCGCGAGTGTCCACTTCGAAAGTGTACTTTTTATCTGCCATTACTTCTGAAGAACGCTCGGTAATGACCGGACGTTTAATAATATCACGTGCTTCCATTAACCTAGCACCTCCTCAACTTTTTCTACTGCAGCTTTAGTCATCACTAATTTATCGTGACCAACTAAATCTAATACGTTAATGCCTGTTGCAGACACAACTGTGATTCCAGGGATGTTACGAGCAGCTAATGCTACGTTTTCATCTAGATCAGCAGTTACGAATAACGCTTTTTTATTGATTGAAAGGTTAGATAACACTTTCACGAAGTCTTTTGTTTTTGGTGCATCAAAAGCTAAACCTTCAAGTACTACGATACTTTCTTCACGCACTTTCGATGAAAGAGCCGAAAGAAGAGCTAAACGACGTACTTTTTTCGGTAATTTGTAGCTATAGCTACGTGGAACTGGACCGAATACAGTACCACCGCCACGCCATTGTGGAGAGCGGATCGAACCTTGACGAGCACGACCTGTTCCTTTTTGCTTCCATGGTTTACGACCACCACCAGCAACTTCAGAACGGTTTTTCACTTTGTGATTACCTTGACGAAGTGATGCGCGTTGAGCAATGATAGCTTCAAATAAAACAGCTTCGTTTGGCACAATTCCGAAAACTTTATCGCTTAACTCGATTTCGCCAACAGAAGATCCTGCTTGATTGAATAAAGATACTTTTGCCATTCCTGTTTCCTCCTTTCTTCAGAGAATTATTTCGATTTAATAGCAGCCTTAACAACTACTAATGATTTACGAGAACCAGGAACATTACCTTTTACAAGTAGTAGGTTACGTTCAGCATCCACTCTTACGATTTGTAAGTTTTGGATTGTTACTGTGTGCCCACCCATTTGACCAGGTAATTTCTTTTGTTTGAATACGCGGTTCGGAGCAACTGGCCCCATTGAACCTGGACGACGGTGATAACGAGATCCGTGGGCCATTGGTCCACGAGATTGTCCGTGGCGTTTAATAACACCTTGGAAACCTTTACCTTTAGTAACACCTGTTACATCAATTACATCGCCTTCTGCAAAACTTTCTACGTTGACTTCTTGACCAACCTCGTAATTAGCTGTATCCAAGCCGCGGAATTCGCGGATGAAGCGCTTAGGAGCAGTGCTTGCTTTTGCTACGTGCCCTTTCGCAGGTTTGTTAGAAAGCTTTTCACGCTTATCTTCAAAACCTAACTGAATAGCTTCGTAACCGTCTGTTTCAGCTGTTTTCTTTTGAAGTACTACGTTTGGAGTAGCTTCAATTACAGTTACAGGGATTAAGTCACCGTTCTCAGCAAATACTTGCGTCATACCGATTTTTCTACCTAAGATTCCTTTGGTCATCTGTCACACCTCCTGTAATAATTAATTGTTTTTTATCTTTTACCATTAAAGTTTGATTTCAATATCAACGCCAGATGGTAAATCAAGCTTCATTAACGCATCAACAGTTTGTGGTGTTGGGTTAACGATATCGATAAGACGTTTATGCGTACGCATTTCGAATTGTTCACGAGAATCTTTATACTTATGAACGGCACGAAGAATTGTATACACAGATCTTTCAGTCGGAAGTGGAATCGGACCCGATACACTTGCACCTGAACGTTTAGCAGTTTCAACAATTTTCTCAGCTGATTGATCAAGGATTCTGTGATCATACGCTTTTAAACGGATACGGATTTTTTGTTTTGCCATTACTTTCCCTCCTTTTCGCCTATTTTCTAGACATTCTCCACGAAAATTTTCCGAACACTCGCCATGGCAAAGCGGCCGGGTGTGTCGGTAACCTCTCGCTTCATCGCAGTCAAAGACCAACTACAACATTATAAACAATAAAAAAAGATTTCGCAAGTGTTTTTGCGAAATTCTTTTTAATTGTTGTAAAAACGTTTCACTTGATTCATAGGCCTGCATTTATTAGCTGTTTTTTAGTATATACAACTCCTGCTATAATTTCAACGGATATGGTACTTTGTAATTTATGGCATACTTCAAGTCTAATAGAGAAAGGACGAACTTTTTATAAAGTCGTCCTTTTCTTCCTATAGAACAAATACAATAGCAATCCATCCAAAAGCAATCAATGGTATGTTGTAGCAGATAAACGTCGGAACACATGTATCCCAAATATGATTATGCTGTCCGTCAACATTTAAACCGGCCGTTGGACCAAGCGTTGAATCTGATGCAGGAGAACCAGCATCACCTAAAGCTCCTGCTGTTCCGATTAAAGCAATGATTGCCAACGGGCTTAATCCAAGTTCAAGCGCAAGTGGTACAAAAATAGCAGCTATAATAGGAATGGTTGCAAAGGAGGAACCTATTCCCATAGTAACAACTAAGCCAATAATCAACATGACTAAAACAGCTAGGCTAACGTTGCCTGCTAATAACTCTGCTGAAGCTTTCACTAAACTCTCTACATGACCCGTTGCATTAATAACAGCTGCAAAACCATTCGCAGTAATCATAACGAAACCTACAAACGCCATCATACGCATTCCTTCTGTTAATAATTGATCAGCTTCTCTCCATTTAAGAGCACCAGTAACATAAAGAACGGTAATACCCGCTAAAGCACCTGCAATCATTGAGTCCGTTTCAATTTGAACATATAACGCTGCAATCAGCGCAATGATTGTGAATATGACACTGCTTTTCTTCACATTAACCTGAAGCTCTTCTACTTCTACTTCTGTTTGCTTATAGCTTCTTGGTTTACGATATAAAATAAATGCCATTACTAGGCCAAATACCATTCCTAATGCAGGAACAACCATTGCCTTTGGAATTTCATCTAACGCAATTTCTAGACCAGATAACCCCATTTGCGTTGCTACAATTTCTTGATAGATTGCACCGAAGCCATATGGTAGAAACATATATGGTGTAATTAAGCCAAATGCTAAAATACACGCAATCAATCGACGATCCACTTGTAACATATTTAAGACTTTCAAAATTGGTGGCACTAACAATGGAATAAACGCTATATGAATCGGGATTAGGTTTTGGGAGAAAATAGCCATCATGAGTAACAATAAAAAGACTAAAACTTTTGCTAATCCTGTCTTTTGAGAATCTCCTTCTCTTTTCACAAGCTTCAAAATCGCTCCTACTAATAACTCAGGTATTCCTGTTTTAGAAATCGCAACTGCAAAGCCCCCTAATAACCCGTAACTTAACGCAATTGTAGCACCAGCGCCTAATCCACTTGTAAATGCATCAATCGTTTCTGTGACCGTTAGACCGGCTGTCAGACCGCCTACAAGCGCTCCTATTATCAATGAGAATACAACGTTAATTCGAAGTAAACTCAGCACTAACATAACTCCTACTGCCAATAATACAGCATTCAAATTAAACACTCACTTTCACACACTAGATTGCTAACATGTAGAAGTTTAATTCTTATTCTTCTAAATGTCAATGTAAAAAAGCACTTCCATTGAAATTACAAAGAGGGTTCTTTTCACTTAGACACTGAAAATTAAGAAATGGGCATGGCGTGGTGCATTTGATTTGGATAATGAAAGATAAAATCCTTTCCTACGCTTTTCAAGGCTTCCGAAGATACAATTTCGGATGCGGCTTCACTTCTTTATCATTCGATACTACCTATATTGTCTTTCTTATTAGAACTGTTGATTGGAGCGGGAGGCGGCGACTCCTAGGGGATCAGCAAGCAAATCAAGACCCTGGACTGAGCGCAGCGATATTAATTTTTGCGACGAGCTTGAGCAGGAGCAGGAGAAAGGGAAACGGCTTGATGCTTGCCCCCTAGAA is part of the Psychrobacillus sp. FSL H8-0483 genome and encodes:
- the rpsJ gene encoding 30S ribosomal protein S10; this encodes MAKQKIRIRLKAYDHRILDQSAEKIVETAKRSGASVSGPIPLPTERSVYTILRAVHKYKDSREQFEMRTHKRLIDIVNPTPQTVDALMKLDLPSGVDIEIKL
- a CDS encoding Na+/H+ antiporter family protein, whose amino-acid sequence is MNAVLLAVGVMLVLSLLRINVVFSLIIGALVGGLTAGLTVTETIDAFTSGLGAGATIALSYGLLGGFAVAISKTGIPELLVGAILKLVKREGDSQKTGLAKVLVFLLLLMMAIFSQNLIPIHIAFIPLLVPPILKVLNMLQVDRRLIACILAFGLITPYMFLPYGFGAIYQEIVATQMGLSGLEIALDEIPKAMVVPALGMVFGLVMAFILYRKPRSYKQTEVEVEELQVNVKKSSVIFTIIALIAALYVQIETDSMIAGALAGITVLYVTGALKWREADQLLTEGMRMMAFVGFVMITANGFAAVINATGHVESLVKASAELLAGNVSLAVLVMLIIGLVVTMGIGSSFATIPIIAAIFVPLALELGLSPLAIIALIGTAGALGDAGSPASDSTLGPTAGLNVDGQHNHIWDTCVPTFICYNIPLIAFGWIAIVFVL
- the rplD gene encoding 50S ribosomal protein L4, coding for MAKVSLFNQAGSSVGEIELSDKVFGIVPNEAVLFEAIIAQRASLRQGNHKVKNRSEVAGGGRKPWKQKGTGRARQGSIRSPQWRGGGTVFGPVPRSYSYKLPKKVRRLALLSALSSKVREESIVVLEGLAFDAPKTKDFVKVLSNLSINKKALFVTADLDENVALAARNIPGITVVSATGINVLDLVGHDKLVMTKAAVEKVEEVLG
- the rplW gene encoding 50S ribosomal protein L23 → MEARDIIKRPVITERSSEVMADKKYTFEVDTRANKTQVKYAIEEIFGVDVEKVNIMNYKGKYKRVGKFGGYTNKRRKAIVTLTLDSKEIELFEI
- the rplC gene encoding 50S ribosomal protein L3, which codes for MTKGILGRKIGMTQVFAENGDLIPVTVIEATPNVVLQKKTAETDGYEAIQLGFEDKREKLSNKPAKGHVAKASTAPKRFIREFRGLDTANYEVGQEVNVESFAEGDVIDVTGVTKGKGFQGVIKRHGQSRGPMAHGSRYHRRPGSMGPVAPNRVFKQKKLPGQMGGHTVTIQNLQIVRVDAERNLLLVKGNVPGSRKSLVVVKAAIKSK